A genomic region of Haliaeetus albicilla chromosome 8, bHalAlb1.1, whole genome shotgun sequence contains the following coding sequences:
- the IVNS1ABP gene encoding influenza virus NS1A-binding protein: MIPNGYLMFEDENFIESSVAKLNALRKSGQFCDVRLQVCGHEMLAHRAVLACCSPYLFEIFNSDSDSHGISHVKFDDLNPEAVEVLLNYAYTAQLKADKELVKDVYSAAKKLKMERVKQVCGDYLLSKMDVQSCISYRNFASCMGDSRLLNKIDGYIQEHLLQISEQEEFLKLPRLKLEVMLEDNVGLPSNGKLYTKVINWVQRSIWENGDSLEDLMEEVQTLYYSADHKLLDGNLLDGQAEVYGSDDDHIQFVQKKPPRENDHKQISSSSSGSLSPNATVQSPKHEWKIIASEKTSSNTYLCLAVLDGVLCVIFLHGRNSPQSSPTSTPRLLKSLSFELQPNDIIEKPMSPMQYARSGLGTAELNGKLIAAGGYNREECLRTVECYDPQKDTWTFIAPMRTPRARFQMAVLMGQLYVVGGSNGHSDDLSCGEMYEPEIDDWTPVPELRTNRCNAGVCALNGKLYIVGGSDPYGQKGLKNCDVFDPVTKSWTSCAPLNIRRHQSAVCELGGYLYIIGGAESWNCLNSVERYNPENNTWTLIAPMNVARRGAGVAVRDGKLFVGGGFDGSHAVSCVEMYDPAKNEWKMMGSMTMPRSNAGITTVANTIYAVGGFDGNEFLNTVEVYNPESNEWSPYTKIYKF, encoded by the exons ATGATTCCTAATGGATATTTGATGTTTGAAGATGAAAACTTCATTGAGTCGTCTGTTGCCAAACTAAATGCCTTACGTAAAAGCGGTCAGTTCTGCGATGTCCGTCTCCAG gtATGTGGACATGAGATGTTGGCACACCGAGCCGTGCTAGCTTGCTGCAGTCCCTACCTGTTTGAAATCTTCAATAGCGATAGTGATTCTCATGGAATTTCCCATGTTAAATTTGATGATCTCAATCCAGAAGCTGTTGAAGTTCTGTTGAATTATGCCTATACTGCTCA ATTAAAAGCTGATAAAGAACTGGTGAAAGATGTATACTCTGCAGCAAAGAAGTTGAAGATGGAGAGAGTTAAGCAG gttTGTGGTGACTATTTGCTCTCCAAGATGGATGTTCAGAGCTGCATCTCTTACCGAAACTTTGCAAGTTGTATGGGAGACTCACGTTTGTTGAACAAGATCGATGGCTACATTCAGGAACATCTTTTACAGATTTCAGAACAGGAAGAATTTCTCAAACTTCCAAGATTAAAG CTCGAAGTAATGCTGGAAGACAATGTTGGCCTACCCAGCAATGGCAAATTGTACACAAAGGTAATCAACTGGGTACAGCGCAGCATCTGGGAGAATGGAGACAGCCTGGAAGATCTAATGGAAGAG GTTCAAACGCTGTACTACTCAGCTGATCACAAGCTGCTTGATGGAAATCTGCTAGATGGACAGGCTGAGGTGTATGGCAGTGATGATGACCACATTCAGTTTGTGCAG AAGAAGCCACCACGTGAGAATGATCACAAGCAGATCAGTAGCAGCTCCTCTGGAAGTCTTTCTCCAAATGCTACTGTTCAGAGTCCCAAACACGAGTGGAAAATCATTGCTTCAGAGAAAACTTCAA GTAACACCTACCTGTGTCTAGCTGTTCTGGATGGTGTGCTGTGCGTGATATTCCTGCACGGCCGTAACAGCCCTCAGAGCTCTCCCACGAGTACGCCACGACTGCTGAAGAGTCTGAGTTTTGAGCTTCAACCAAATGATATCATAGAGAAGCCCATGTCTCCAATGCAGTATGCTCGGTCTGGACTGGGCACGGCCGAACTTAACGGCAAGCTTATCGCTGCAG GTGGATATAACAGAGAGGAGTGTTTGCGCACAGTGGAATGCTACGATCCACAAAAGGACACCTGGACTTTCATTGCACCGATGAGAACACCAAGAGCTCGGTTCCAGATGGCAGTTTTAATG ggGCAGCTATATGTTGTGGGTGGGTCAAACGGTCACTCGGATGACTTGAGCTGTGGAGAAATGTATGAGCCAGAAATAGATGACTGGACTCCTGTTCCAGAACTGAGAACCAATCGCTGCAATGCAG GAGTATGTGCCCTGAATGGAAAACTGTACATTGTTGGTGGTTCAGATCCTTATGGCCAAAAGGGACTTAAGAACTGTGATGTGTTTGATCCTGTAACAAAATCTTGGACGAGCTGTGCTCCCCTTAATATCC GGAGACATCAGTCTGCAGTGTGTGAGCTGGGTGGATATCTGTACATCATTGGAGGAGCAGAATCATGGAACTGCCTGAATAGCGTGGAGCGTTACAACCCAGAGAACAACACTTGGACTCTGATAGCACCCATGAACGTGGCTCGACGAGGGGCTGGAGTGGCTGTTCGTGACG GAAAACTCTTTGTTGGTGGAGGCTTTGACGGCTCTCACGCGGTGAGCTGTGTGGAGATGTACGACCCTGCTAAGAACGAATGGAAGATGATGGGAAGCATGACTATGCCAAGGAGCAACGCCGGGATTACCACGGTGGCAAACACTATTTATGCAGTTGGGGGATTTGATGGCAATGAGTTCTTGAACACAGTTGAAGTCTACAATCCCGAGTCAAATGAATGGAGCCCCTACACGAAAATTTACAAGTTTTAA